The Actinomyces wuliandei genome contains the following window.
CGTTCACGCAGCCGGGCGATGGCCCGGGCTACTGCACCCGAGGTGTGGAGGGAGTCCTCGTGGAAGAAGACGTCGAAGTCGCTGCGGAAGGCGTGGAGCTCGGCCTTGACGGCCTCGAACATCAGCGCGACACCGCAGGCACGGAAGACCTCCGTCGCCTGCGCGTCGGGCAGCGTCGCGGGCTCGGGACGGCCTGCGGCGACCTCGTCGCGGGTGACCTGGTCGGCGATCTCGGCGACGTAGGAGCCCCCGTAGCCGTCCTCAGGCGTCTCCTGCCCCCGGGCGGAGGCGAGCAGGGACGCGGCAAACCGGTCGATCTGGGTGCCGTGGTCGTTGAAGTAGTACTCGCGGGTGACGGTGGCCCCGCACGCCGTCAGGACGCGGGCCAGGGAGTCCCCGACCGCTGCCCAGCGGGCACCTCCCAGGTGCACCGGGCCGGTGGGGTTGGCGGAGACGTACTCCAGGTTGATGTGCTGGCCCGTTAGAGCCTGGTTTCTGCCGTAGGAGGCACCGGCCTCCACCACCGTGCGCGCCAGCGTCCCGGCGCTGGCGGCGTCAAGGCGGATGTTGAGGAAGCCTGGCCCTGCGACCTCCGCCGAGGCGACCCCCGAGACCCCGGCCAGCCGCCCCACGAGCAGCTCGGCCAGGGCGCGGGGGGTTGTGCCTGCCTTCCTGGCCAGCTGCATGGCGACATTGGTGGACCAGTCCCCGTGGTCCCGGTTGCGGGGGCGCTCCACGCGCGGATCAGGAACCTCGTCCTCCGGCAGGCTCACGGAGCCGTCAGCGACGGCCTCCTCCAGGACACGACGGATCGCTGCGGCAAGCTCTTCAGGGGTCACGCACGCAGGGTACCGCCAGCCAGCATCCAGACGGTACGACACCGTACCCGGACCTGCTCAGACCGGCTCACACCCGCGTGCGGCACGCAGCACAGAGGCCCACCGCTCGACCGCGACCGGTCGGAGCGCTAAGATTTTCGGGTACCCGAAACCTGATACCCGAGAGCCGGTGGTCCCAGACTCGATGACCCACGAGCCCGCCTACCCCGCACCACACGCCCTGCGGCCCCCCGAGGATCCCGGCGACCCGGTGGCACACGCTGTGGCACGCCATGCCCGGCGCTTCCGCCCAGTCCGGTCACAGCGCCGCCTGCTGGCGCTCCTGGGACCGGCCTTCGTTGCCGCCGTGGCCTACGTGGACCCGGGCAACGTCGCCGCGAACATCACCGCCGGCGCCCGCTACGGCTACCTCCTGGTGTGGGTGCTCGTGGCCGCCAACGCCATGGCCGTGCTCATCCAGTACCAGTCCGCCAAGCTGGGGATCGTCACCGGGCAGTCCCTGCCGCAGCTCCTGGGCGGACGCATGAGCCGCCCGCAGCGGCTCGCGTACTGGGCACAGGCCGAGGTCGTCGCCGCTGCCACCGACCTGGCTGAGGTCATCGGCGGGGCCGTCGCCCTGCACCTGCTCCTGGGACTTCCGCTGCTGGCCGGGGGCCTCCTGGTCGGTGCCGCGTCGATGGCCCTGCTGGCCCTCCAGGAGCGGCGCAGCCAGCGGACATTCGAGGGAGCCGTCATAGCCCTGCTCGTGGTGATCACCATCGGCTTCCTCGGTGGCCTGGTTGTGGCACCCCCCGACTGGGGAGCCACCCTCGCCGGCGTGCTGCCCCGCCTGGAGGGGAGCGGAAGCCTCCTGGTAGCCGCCTCCATGCTGGGTGCCACCGTCATGCCCCACGCCATATACCTGCACTCCTCCCTGGTACGTGACCACAACCGTGACGCCAGCACCGACACCAGCACCGACGTCGCCAGCCCCAGTGCCACAGCCGATGGCAGCCCGCCGGGCAGCGGCTCCCCTGCCGGGCGGGCGGAGGAGACCAGCGCACGAGCCGAGCGCACTGCGCGCCTCCTGCGTGCCACCCGGGTCGACGTGGTGTGGGCGCTGGTCTCCGCAGGAGCCGTCAACATCGCCCTGCTGCTCCTGGCGGCCTCCGCGCTGTCGGGCGCGCAGGGGACGGACACCATTGAGGGAGCCCACCGGGCGATCACGACGACGCTAGGCCCTGCGGTCGGGACGGTCTTCGCGGTCGGCCTGCTGGCCTCCGGCCTGGCCTCGACCTCGGTCGGGGCCTACGCGGGATCGGAGATCATGGCCGGGCTGCTGCACCTGCGCGTGCCCCTGGTACTGCGCCGGGCCGTCACGCTGGTCCCTGCCCTGGTCGTCATCGCGGTAGGCGCGGAGCCGACCTGGGCACTGGTGCTCAGCCAGGTGGTGCTCTCCTTCGGCATACCGCTCGCCGTGGTACCGCTCATACGCACGACCGGATCGGTGCAGGTCATGGGTCGGTGGCGTGACGGAGCGGTCCTGCGCTGGTCAGCACGGGCGGCAGCGACCCTCATCATCGCGCTCAACCTGGCCCTGGTGGTCCTGACGCTCTCCGGACAGGCCTGACGGGCGAACGCGGGAACGGGACCCGCCGGGAACCATGGGCAACGGTCCGCAGAGGTCTTACAGAGATCTACGGCGACCAGTCAGGCAGAGACGCGTCTCTCTTTTCCGGATCTGTCGACACCCTGGTACAGTTTCCTGCCGTGCCCCGGTAGCTCAGTGGATAGAGCGTCTGCCTCCGGAGCAGAAGGCCGCAGGTTCGAATCCTGTCCGGGGCACCAGCGACAGGCGAGATCTGCGGCAGGACGCCTCAGGGCCTTTGCCTCCCCTGTCTGCCAGTCCCCTTCTTCCTGGTCAGGACCTCCTGGGCCAAGGTAGGCACGTCAGTCATGATCGCGTCCACGTTGAGCCTGGCCAGACGACGCATCTGCTCCGGGAGGTCCACGGTCCACACGTGCACCTCCAGCCCCATCCTGTGCGCTGCGGCAACGAGGCGGGGAGTCACCACGGTCACTCCCCGGTAGGTCTCAGGCACCTGGACCGCGTCCACCCGACCACGGGTCCAGCCCCAGCGGGTGTGCGGCAGCGGCACTGAGGCCTCGCTCAGCAGCATGAGGCCGAGGACATCGACTCTCCCCAGCGAGGTGGTGGCCCTGGGCTCCTGGCGTCGTAGCACCGCCAGGCGCCGCGCGGAGAAGGAGGCAAAGCGGACACGGTCCAGCGCGTCAGCGTCCCGCACAGCCTGCAAGGCAGGCTGGACGACGTCGGACTCCTTGAGGTCCACGTTGAGACGCAGGTCCGGGTACGCTGCCAGGAGGTCGGGCAGGCAGACGAGCCCACGAGCGTCACCGGCGTCCAGGTCGGCAAGCTCGGCCCACATCACTTCCCGGACCTGACGAGGGTCCCCAGCCAGTCGTTCCAGGTCCACGTCGTGACAGAGGACAGGCACGCCGTCCGCGCTCAGGCGCAGGTCTGTCTCCATCCAGTCCAGCCCCAGCCTCTTCACGTGCTCGACCGCGCTCCAGGTGTTCTCCGGGACCTCCCGGCTGCCACCGCGGTGGGGGATCACCTGCGGGCGGCTGCTCACAGTCCTCTCGGTAGCCACGTCATCCTTCCCTCTCTATGCGGCCGCAGCCCACCTCTACCCGCCCGCCTGGCACTCTGTCAGGCTCCGTCAGGCGCAGTCGGTCGTCAACTCGACAGCCTCGTGCTCCTGAAGCCACTTCCAGGGGTCAACGGTGGAGTCGTCGGAGTAGTCGTCAGCAGTACGTACCTCGAAATGGAGGTGGGCACCCGAGGACCGGCCCGTGTTGCCGACCCCGGCGATCAGGTCACCCGCAGAGACCGTGTCCCCCTCCTCGACGTAGATACCGTCCTCATACATGTGGAGGTAGCTGGTGTACCAGACCTTACCGTCGATCTCGTGCCTGATGGTGACAGTACCCGTGCCGTCCACCATCCCCGCAGTGGTCACCGTCCCCTCAGCCGCAGCGTAGATGGCCGTACCCACCGGCGCGGCCATGTCCTGCCCGGCGTGCAGCTTGAGGACACCCAGGGTGGGGTGAATACGGTAGCCGTACACCGAGGAGATCTCGTAGCTGCCGGGCAGCATCGGGTAGAAGAGCTCTGGTGCCGCGTTGAAGGCAGCCGTGTCCCCTGAGGCACCTGTCTCGGAGGAGCAGGTCTGGGCCGCGTTCTGGTAGGCCTCACGGATACGGGCCAGCGTGGCGGCGTCAGGCACGTTGGACAGCTGGTCGTCAGTGTCCTCGTCCCAGTCAGCGTCCGAGCCCAGGACGGCGGCGGCCACGGAGGAGGCGCGTGCGGTCGCCTCCGGGGAGGAGTCGTCCGGCTGGGAGGCGGAGCGGGTTGAGGCCAGCGCCGCATTGGTCAGGTAGCCGCTCAGGGGCGCGACCACCGTCGCCACGGCCAGGACGCTGAGCACCGCGCTGCGCCCCACCACACCGGCGCCCCGGCGGCGCGCCGAGGGCTGCGAGGACTGTGAGGCCTCAGCCCCGGAGCCAGTCCCGGAGCCGTGGTCGTCGCGGACAGTACCAGCGCCCGCAGGCACCTCGCGTCCCGCC
Protein-coding sequences here:
- a CDS encoding glycerophosphodiester phosphodiesterase, giving the protein MATERTVSSRPQVIPHRGGSREVPENTWSAVEHVKRLGLDWMETDLRLSADGVPVLCHDVDLERLAGDPRQVREVMWAELADLDAGDARGLVCLPDLLAAYPDLRLNVDLKESDVVQPALQAVRDADALDRVRFASFSARRLAVLRRQEPRATTSLGRVDVLGLMLLSEASVPLPHTRWGWTRGRVDAVQVPETYRGVTVVTPRLVAAAHRMGLEVHVWTVDLPEQMRRLARLNVDAIMTDVPTLAQEVLTRKKGTGRQGRQRP
- a CDS encoding Nramp family divalent metal transporter, which translates into the protein MVPDSMTHEPAYPAPHALRPPEDPGDPVAHAVARHARRFRPVRSQRRLLALLGPAFVAAVAYVDPGNVAANITAGARYGYLLVWVLVAANAMAVLIQYQSAKLGIVTGQSLPQLLGGRMSRPQRLAYWAQAEVVAAATDLAEVIGGAVALHLLLGLPLLAGGLLVGAASMALLALQERRSQRTFEGAVIALLVVITIGFLGGLVVAPPDWGATLAGVLPRLEGSGSLLVAASMLGATVMPHAIYLHSSLVRDHNRDASTDTSTDVASPSATADGSPPGSGSPAGRAEETSARAERTARLLRATRVDVVWALVSAGAVNIALLLLAASALSGAQGTDTIEGAHRAITTTLGPAVGTVFAVGLLASGLASTSVGAYAGSEIMAGLLHLRVPLVLRRAVTLVPALVVIAVGAEPTWALVLSQVVLSFGIPLAVVPLIRTTGSVQVMGRWRDGAVLRWSARAAATLIIALNLALVVLTLSGQA
- the argS gene encoding arginine--tRNA ligase, producing the protein MTPEELAAAIRRVLEEAVADGSVSLPEDEVPDPRVERPRNRDHGDWSTNVAMQLARKAGTTPRALAELLVGRLAGVSGVASAEVAGPGFLNIRLDAASAGTLARTVVEAGASYGRNQALTGQHINLEYVSANPTGPVHLGGARWAAVGDSLARVLTACGATVTREYYFNDHGTQIDRFAASLLASARGQETPEDGYGGSYVAEIADQVTRDEVAAGRPEPATLPDAQATEVFRACGVALMFEAVKAELHAFRSDFDVFFHEDSLHTSGAVARAIARLRERGVIEERDGATWLRTTDFGDDKDRVLIKSDGQPAYFAADVAYYLDKRARGADCCIYLLGADHHGYIGRMMAMCAAYGDDPGTSMQILIGQMVNLVKDGQPVRMSKRAGTIVTLEDLVEAVGVDAARYALARSSMDSAIDIDLDLLASSSSENPVYYVQYAHARTRSVARNAAEHGVSREAGFDPAALDTQADSALLGVLAQFPATVAQAASLREQHRVARYLESLAAAYHAWYGVTRVTPRGQDPVDSGHVARLWLNDAVTQVLANGLGLLGVSAPERM
- a CDS encoding M23 family metallopeptidase; translation: MTLSTGSLTGTPPGAATVPAGAELPTPLPVGLPGAGAQPAGEPVPADVLTAPAQSASRTSQAPPAQVAEPAGSGEDARAAPRELRFSPEVRERRSADTLQVPEVRRVRRARQAGREVPAGAGTVRDDHGSGTGSGAEASQSSQPSARRRGAGVVGRSAVLSVLAVATVVAPLSGYLTNAALASTRSASQPDDSSPEATARASSVAAAVLGSDADWDEDTDDQLSNVPDAATLARIREAYQNAAQTCSSETGASGDTAAFNAAPELFYPMLPGSYEISSVYGYRIHPTLGVLKLHAGQDMAAPVGTAIYAAAEGTVTTAGMVDGTGTVTIRHEIDGKVWYTSYLHMYEDGIYVEEGDTVSAGDLIAGVGNTGRSSGAHLHFEVRTADDYSDDSTVDPWKWLQEHEAVELTTDCA